In Chitinophaga nivalis, a single genomic region encodes these proteins:
- a CDS encoding DUF3127 domain-containing protein produces the protein MSFEITGKLIVKYNTVQRSETFKTREFVIEKSDDINGRVINNYIKFQSVQDRTGIVDRFNEGENVKVYFNIKGTRWEKDGKVNYITNLDAWRMESVMAAPATGADPMPNYGAPQMPATGGNDGSDDLPF, from the coding sequence ATGAGTTTTGAAATTACCGGAAAGCTAATTGTGAAGTACAACACGGTACAGCGTAGCGAAACTTTTAAGACAAGAGAGTTCGTTATCGAAAAATCCGATGATATCAACGGCCGTGTGATCAACAACTATATCAAATTTCAGTCGGTACAAGACCGCACTGGTATTGTTGACCGGTTTAATGAGGGTGAAAACGTTAAAGTTTATTTCAATATCAAAGGTACCAGATGGGAAAAAGATGGTAAGGTAAACTACATCACCAACCTGGATGCATGGCGTATGGAATCCGTAATGGCAGCTCCGGCTACCGGCGCAGATCCAATGCCTAACTATGGCGCACCTCAGATGCCGGCTACCGGCGGTAACGACGGCAGCGACGACTTACCCTTCTAA
- the dnaA gene encoding chromosomal replication initiator protein DnaA, translated as MNKTCEQVWERCLNIIRDIVEWQPFKTWFEPIKPIKLENNVLTIQVPSQFFYEYLEEHYVGLLGKTIKRELGKEARLEYRIVVENGTPHQHPRTVNMPTQFTKPQKDNEVDFPLTIHNPVKNPFVIPGIKRVQIDSQLNPNYTFDAYIEGDCNRVARRAGKTVAEKPGGTSFNPLVIYGGVGLGKTHLAQAVGNDVKRIHPNKAVLYVSAEKFINQFIDHSKNNIINDFIHFYQLIDVLIVDDIQFFARAEKTQDAFFAIFNHLHQSGKQLILTSDKAPKDLDGVQERLLSRFRWGLSADIQIPDFETRMEILEMKMRNDGLEMPKEVVKYVAYNIQTNVRELEGALISLLAQSSLNRKEIDLELAKRVLKSFVKTSSKEITIESIQKMVCEYFDVPYDKLLQKTRKREIVQARQITMYLAKSFTKNSLKTIGEHFGGRDHTTVIHSCQTVKDLMDTDNNFRDSVIELQQKVQLAAM; from the coding sequence ATGAATAAAACTTGCGAACAAGTTTGGGAAAGGTGTCTTAATATAATTAGGGATATAGTGGAATGGCAGCCGTTTAAGACATGGTTTGAACCAATTAAACCCATTAAACTTGAAAACAATGTTTTAACCATCCAGGTCCCCAGCCAATTCTTTTATGAATACCTTGAGGAGCACTATGTGGGATTGTTAGGAAAAACGATTAAAAGAGAATTAGGTAAAGAAGCCCGGTTGGAATACCGCATTGTAGTAGAGAACGGTACACCACACCAGCATCCCAGAACGGTAAATATGCCCACGCAGTTTACAAAGCCTCAGAAAGACAATGAAGTAGATTTTCCGCTAACGATTCACAATCCGGTTAAAAATCCTTTCGTCATTCCAGGTATTAAGAGGGTGCAAATCGATTCACAGTTGAATCCGAATTATACGTTCGACGCGTATATTGAAGGAGACTGTAATCGTGTGGCGCGGCGTGCGGGTAAAACGGTGGCAGAAAAACCAGGAGGCACCTCCTTCAATCCGTTGGTTATATACGGTGGCGTAGGGCTGGGAAAAACCCACCTGGCGCAGGCTGTAGGCAACGACGTAAAACGTATACATCCGAATAAAGCGGTGTTGTATGTGAGCGCAGAAAAATTCATCAATCAGTTTATAGATCACTCTAAAAATAATATCATCAACGACTTTATTCACTTCTATCAACTGATAGATGTGTTGATTGTAGATGATATCCAATTCTTTGCCCGGGCAGAAAAAACACAGGATGCTTTTTTCGCCATCTTCAACCACTTGCATCAATCAGGAAAACAACTGATTCTTACCTCAGATAAAGCACCCAAAGATCTGGATGGCGTACAGGAACGACTGCTAAGCCGTTTCCGCTGGGGACTGAGCGCAGACATACAAATTCCTGACTTCGAAACCAGGATGGAAATTCTGGAAATGAAAATGCGCAACGATGGATTGGAAATGCCGAAAGAAGTAGTGAAATATGTAGCCTACAATATCCAGACAAACGTTCGTGAACTGGAAGGCGCACTCATTTCCCTGCTGGCGCAATCTTCTTTGAATCGCAAAGAAATTGACCTGGAACTGGCGAAGCGTGTATTGAAGTCTTTTGTAAAAACTTCTTCCAAAGAAATTACCATCGAAAGTATTCAGAAAATGGTTTGTGAATACTTTGATGTGCCTTACGATAAATTACTGCAAAAAACACGTAAACGTGAAATCGTACAGGCGCGTCAGATCACCATGTATCTGGCAAAATCATTTACCAAGAATTCATTGAAAACCATCGGTGAACATTTTGGCGGCAGGGATCACACCACAGTTATCCATAGCTGCCAGACCGTAAAAGACCTGATGGATACAGATAATAACTTCCGCGACAGTGTAATTGAGTTGCAGCAGAAAGTGCAACTGGCGGCCATGTAA
- a CDS encoding LytR/AlgR family response regulator transcription factor, with translation MNCIIVDDEPLARQGISHLIAGDTSLQLLGCFNSALSAMEYLSLNQVDLIFLDIRMPEMTGLELARAIPKETLIIFITAYAAYALDSYEVTAIDYLVKPVSKERFYQAVKKAHDYLQLLHMHRVQENTVTQINDDFIFIKSDRRYHKIFLRELLYIEGLKDYVVIYHREEKVITGMNLRTIYAQLPQPLFVRVSKSYIVNISQITSLDNNTIFIGSAEVPIGNSFRKAFFEQYVKKHLISKQV, from the coding sequence ATGAACTGTATTATTGTAGACGACGAACCATTAGCCCGGCAGGGGATTAGCCACCTAATCGCCGGTGATACCAGCCTGCAATTGCTGGGCTGTTTTAACAGCGCCTTATCCGCTATGGAATACCTGTCGCTGAATCAGGTAGACCTGATATTCCTGGATATCCGGATGCCGGAGATGACTGGCCTGGAACTGGCCCGCGCTATTCCAAAAGAAACGCTGATCATCTTTATTACAGCTTATGCTGCCTACGCACTCGATAGCTATGAAGTAACTGCGATCGACTATCTGGTAAAGCCTGTGTCTAAAGAACGGTTTTATCAGGCTGTAAAAAAAGCCCATGACTACCTGCAGCTATTGCATATGCATCGGGTACAGGAAAACACCGTCACGCAGATCAATGATGATTTTATCTTCATAAAATCTGATCGCCGGTATCATAAGATATTTCTCCGGGAACTGCTGTATATAGAAGGTTTAAAAGATTATGTAGTTATCTATCACCGGGAAGAAAAGGTGATAACGGGCATGAACCTACGTACTATTTACGCGCAGTTACCACAACCTTTGTTTGTGCGGGTGAGTAAATCGTATATCGTTAACATCAGTCAGATTACGAGCTTGGATAACAACACTATTTTTATCGGGTCGGCGGAAGTGCCTATTGGTAATAGTTTCCGGAAGGCATTCTTTGAACAGTATGTAAAGAAACACCTGATCAGTAAACAGGTCTAA
- a CDS encoding sensor histidine kinase: protein MNTVYTAAGEQEYSFRNPLPFLLCSPRVRLYRHLFILLLLWVVIQTTDFRPAAAYLVKTIATLFLAGIGYCNMYWLMPVFLFRKKTLHYFGSCLLLAAASYGLQHVLQPMMTGYLLPGTVISHDTPEDFFAYMIIIIVVIGAATAVKLFQQWVRDTIRISQLENARLQIELAHLKSQINPHFLFNMLNNTDVLIRVDPEKASEVIHKLSDLLRYQLYDGDRELVLLQQEVLFLHHYLYLEKIRRDYLDIQLIHTGPVGQVWVPPLLFITFVENAIKHNTANDPAAYVHLHIRYESGVLTFHCSNSCKKRPAGHHTQSAGIGLANIRRRLELLYPDKYALRITDEGDSYKIYLSIQL from the coding sequence ATGAATACCGTTTACACTGCCGCTGGCGAACAGGAATATTCATTCCGTAATCCGCTGCCATTTCTGTTGTGCAGCCCGCGCGTACGCCTCTACAGGCATTTGTTTATTTTATTGTTGTTATGGGTGGTGATACAAACCACTGACTTCCGGCCAGCAGCAGCTTACCTGGTTAAAACCATTGCCACCCTGTTTCTGGCAGGTATCGGTTATTGCAATATGTATTGGCTGATGCCTGTTTTTCTTTTCCGGAAAAAGACCCTGCATTATTTCGGGAGCTGTTTATTACTGGCAGCAGCCTCCTATGGCCTGCAGCATGTGTTGCAGCCCATGATGACCGGTTATCTGCTGCCTGGTACCGTAATCAGTCACGATACACCGGAAGACTTCTTTGCCTACATGATTATCATCATTGTGGTTATTGGTGCAGCTACGGCGGTGAAATTATTCCAGCAATGGGTACGTGATACCATCCGGATCAGCCAACTGGAAAACGCCCGGTTGCAGATAGAACTGGCTCACCTGAAAAGTCAGATCAATCCGCACTTTCTGTTCAACATGCTAAACAATACAGATGTACTGATCAGGGTAGATCCGGAAAAAGCATCGGAAGTGATTCATAAACTGTCTGACCTCTTACGTTATCAACTGTATGATGGCGACCGGGAATTAGTGCTGTTGCAGCAGGAAGTCCTTTTCCTGCATCACTATCTGTACCTGGAAAAAATCAGGCGCGATTACCTGGATATACAGCTTATCCATACCGGCCCTGTCGGACAGGTGTGGGTACCGCCGTTATTGTTTATCACTTTTGTGGAGAATGCCATCAAACATAACACGGCCAATGATCCTGCAGCTTATGTACACCTGCACATCAGATATGAAAGCGGGGTACTGACATTCCACTGCAGCAATTCCTGCAAAAAACGGCCGGCTGGCCACCATACGCAATCGGCCGGCATCGGCCTCGCCAATATCCGGCGCAGACTGGAACTGCTGTATCCGGACAAATACGCCCTCCGCATCACGGACGAGGGAGATAGTTATAAAATATACCTGAGCATACAACTATGA
- a CDS encoding serine hydrolase domain-containing protein has product MTPKPMLPQRATDYLLHSCYLLLLTTLIMTGCKKTQDHQDTKPEETKDTLSAAFTTKAGAIRARSEMPGLYLGVQRNGKLLYSRGFGFADEKKQRAFTGQTIMPVASISKTLLGIAVMKAIEEGYFDMETPVNDILPFKVTNPLYPEQPIRVKHLATHTSGIQDTMSEEEPEQFTWGKVPGQTLHAFLEDYFIPGRRLYKPASYLPEAPGKSYHYSNVATSLLAYLIEIKAGMSYAMYVQQNIFEPLELRTAHWYYDDRKSSQYADLYMPTPIKQWLPVYSGILYPDGGWRVSGEDMMRYLDEIMKGYSGAGKLLRADSYRQLFTPQFTATGFKLGIFWFLTPDGHIVNGGDDYGIAGDIGFDPGTKSAWFMLTNTSVDRRDNSRSPQLRDDYVEMRKLLVDFAKQP; this is encoded by the coding sequence ATGACACCGAAACCCATGCTACCCCAACGAGCGACGGATTATCTGCTGCATAGCTGCTATCTGTTGCTGCTCACCACCCTGATTATGACCGGCTGTAAAAAAACACAGGATCACCAGGATACCAAACCGGAAGAGACCAAAGATACACTGTCAGCTGCTTTCACGACAAAAGCCGGCGCCATCCGTGCCCGGTCAGAAATGCCTGGTTTATACCTGGGTGTACAGCGGAATGGTAAACTGTTGTATTCCCGTGGCTTTGGCTTTGCCGACGAAAAAAAGCAACGGGCCTTCACCGGACAAACCATTATGCCGGTAGCCTCTATCAGCAAAACATTACTGGGTATTGCGGTCATGAAAGCGATAGAAGAAGGCTACTTCGATATGGAAACACCTGTCAATGATATCCTGCCTTTTAAGGTCACGAATCCTCTTTACCCCGAACAGCCGATCCGGGTGAAACACCTCGCTACCCACACTTCCGGCATTCAGGATACGATGAGTGAAGAAGAGCCGGAACAGTTTACCTGGGGCAAGGTGCCGGGGCAAACATTACATGCTTTCCTGGAAGATTATTTTATTCCCGGCCGGCGACTGTATAAACCGGCTTCCTATCTGCCGGAAGCACCGGGAAAAAGTTATCATTACTCTAATGTGGCTACTTCCCTGCTGGCTTATCTGATTGAAATAAAAGCCGGAATGTCATACGCCATGTATGTACAGCAAAACATCTTTGAACCGCTGGAATTACGTACTGCACATTGGTATTACGATGATCGTAAAAGCAGCCAGTATGCAGATCTGTACATGCCTACGCCGATAAAACAATGGTTGCCTGTTTACAGTGGTATCCTCTATCCTGATGGTGGCTGGCGGGTTTCCGGAGAAGATATGATGCGATACCTCGATGAAATCATGAAAGGTTATTCCGGAGCAGGTAAGTTGTTGCGGGCAGATTCCTATCGCCAGCTGTTTACTCCGCAGTTTACCGCGACCGGATTTAAGCTGGGGATTTTCTGGTTCCTGACGCCGGATGGGCATATCGTCAACGGCGGTGATGACTATGGTATTGCAGGCGATATTGGTTTTGATCCCGGTACCAAATCAGCCTGGTTTATGCTCACCAATACATCAGTAGACAGAAGAGATAACAGTCGTTCGCCGCAGCTGCGGGATGATTATGTGGAAATGCGTAAGCTGCTGGTTGATTTTGCCAAACAGCCCTGA
- a CDS encoding AraC family transcriptional regulator, with protein sequence METTHAPFSITLTELEYWEKRNRGNNYFELVYIVDGEGAQCVNYSRSAYRKDSIFLLPASDCHTYEIEKKTTFLFIRFTANYFAGEQDTAIDLGKWFCRLNFILGNYNRLPGDLITNPDDKAHIIRLLDFLRFEQQRRDAHTHRIIQSTMVIILELIVRNVAAAMPNRQLYEGNRFAEMLLHINYHLLDEEQISPQYLCRQFNIAPTYFSEYFKRNAQETYQEFVLRSKLKLAEAKALYTDIPFKEIAYDLGFTDSSHLNKMMKRFYRKGMREIRKAATAA encoded by the coding sequence ATGGAAACAACACATGCACCTTTCAGTATTACGCTCACAGAATTGGAATACTGGGAAAAACGTAACCGCGGCAACAACTACTTCGAACTGGTTTATATTGTCGATGGCGAAGGAGCGCAGTGTGTCAACTATAGCCGTTCCGCTTATCGGAAAGACAGTATCTTTCTGCTGCCGGCTTCTGATTGCCATACCTATGAAATTGAGAAAAAAACCACGTTTCTGTTCATCCGTTTCACGGCCAATTATTTCGCAGGAGAACAGGATACTGCCATTGATCTGGGCAAATGGTTCTGCCGCCTCAATTTTATCCTGGGCAACTACAACCGCCTGCCGGGCGATCTGATCACCAATCCGGATGATAAAGCGCATATCATCCGGCTGCTGGATTTCCTGCGGTTTGAACAACAGCGCAGAGATGCGCATACCCACCGGATTATACAAAGCACCATGGTGATCATTCTGGAATTGATTGTCCGCAATGTAGCCGCCGCTATGCCTAACCGGCAGCTATATGAAGGCAACCGCTTCGCAGAAATGCTGCTGCATATCAATTATCACCTGCTGGATGAAGAACAGATCAGTCCTCAGTATCTGTGCCGCCAATTCAACATCGCACCTACCTATTTCAGCGAATACTTCAAACGCAACGCCCAGGAAACCTATCAGGAATTTGTGCTGCGCTCCAAGCTGAAACTAGCCGAAGCCAAAGCATTGTATACCGATATCCCTTTCAAGGAAATTGCCTATGACCTGGGGTTTACCGACAGCAGCCATCTCAATAAAATGATGAAACGTTTTTACCGGAAAGGCATGCGGGAAATCAGGAAAGCAGCAACGGCTGCCTGA
- a CDS encoding NADP-dependent oxidoreductase, which translates to MKAIIVEKLDGSHPLTISETPAPIIAPHEVLIRNKAIGINPVDYKTFENYIASTGVRASAAPALEGISPLILGWDMAGVVTAVGSDVTKFNVGDEVFGMIHFPGHGRVFAEYVAAPATHLAKKPAHLSFEEAAAATLAAYTAWQNFNWHYPLKKGDRILITAPAGGVGHYAVQLARHMGAHVIAITSAANAEWVKELGAHEVLDYQTFDLETADSLQLNLVLDSGGRMSPLAYEKHLLPGGTLLFLPHGLSQELQQHFRDKGLELRYTAVASDESTGDAIAQLLAAGHLRSVVAEVFPFTAMKAAFEAQKQGTARGKIVVRVTE; encoded by the coding sequence ATGAAAGCAATTATAGTGGAAAAACTGGATGGCAGCCATCCCCTGACGATATCAGAAACACCGGCGCCGATCATCGCACCGCATGAAGTATTGATCCGTAATAAAGCAATTGGCATTAATCCGGTAGATTATAAAACATTCGAGAACTATATCGCCTCCACAGGCGTACGTGCCAGCGCAGCGCCGGCCCTGGAAGGTATTTCTCCGCTGATATTGGGATGGGATATGGCTGGCGTGGTAACAGCCGTTGGCAGCGACGTCACTAAATTCAACGTGGGAGATGAAGTATTCGGGATGATTCATTTTCCGGGCCATGGCCGGGTATTTGCCGAATATGTAGCTGCACCGGCTACCCACCTTGCAAAGAAACCGGCACACCTCTCCTTTGAAGAAGCGGCAGCAGCTACGCTGGCGGCCTATACTGCCTGGCAGAATTTCAACTGGCATTATCCGCTGAAAAAAGGAGATCGTATACTCATTACTGCGCCGGCCGGAGGGGTCGGACATTATGCCGTGCAGCTGGCCCGGCATATGGGCGCGCATGTTATTGCCATTACTTCCGCAGCCAATGCCGAATGGGTAAAGGAACTGGGTGCTCACGAAGTACTGGACTATCAGACTTTTGACCTGGAAACAGCCGATAGCCTGCAGTTAAACCTGGTATTGGATAGTGGTGGCCGCATGTCGCCATTGGCATATGAAAAACACCTGTTGCCGGGTGGCACATTACTATTCCTGCCACATGGCCTGAGTCAGGAGTTGCAGCAACATTTCCGGGACAAAGGATTGGAGCTGCGCTATACGGCAGTAGCTTCAGATGAAAGCACCGGAGATGCCATTGCGCAGCTGCTGGCGGCCGGACATCTCCGGTCTGTTGTAGCAGAAGTATTTCCCTTTACAGCGATGAAAGCGGCTTTTGAGGCACAAAAGCAAGGAACAGCACGAGGGAAAATAGTCGTGCGCGTAACGGAATAA
- a CDS encoding DUF2004 domain-containing protein — translation MNDKRKMANIDLPHFGQIDLTQLQEYYSAETAFSGTMLRLDLNFENKSISEEQAVNIKVFLDNIPTLEIQNKSSIDKNFNDGGEAADYINFYLDELDEDELGNIIDHDDKDKSKEQQLLSKLKLIRIGLYPDGKYGTDYYGVFDYSIDIDGEPCDQLLVVKTKENGDLDHITWES, via the coding sequence ATGAACGACAAACGGAAAATGGCGAATATCGACTTACCACATTTTGGACAAATTGACTTGACGCAACTACAGGAATATTATTCTGCTGAGACTGCATTTAGCGGAACGATGCTTCGCCTTGACTTGAATTTTGAAAACAAGAGCATAAGCGAAGAACAAGCAGTAAATATTAAAGTATTTCTTGACAACATTCCTACCTTAGAAATTCAGAACAAATCGTCAATTGACAAAAATTTCAATGATGGCGGAGAAGCGGCTGACTATATAAACTTTTACTTAGACGAACTTGACGAAGATGAACTGGGAAATATTATTGACCACGATGACAAAGACAAATCAAAGGAACAACAACTTCTAAGCAAGTTAAAATTGATTAGGATTGGACTTTATCCTGACGGAAAATATGGCACTGACTATTACGGAGTTTTTGACTATTCAATAGATATTGATGGAGAACCGTGTGATCAGCTTTTAGTCGTTAAAACGAAGGAAAATGGTGACTTAGACCATATAACTTGGGAAAGTTGA
- a CDS encoding RNA polymerase sigma factor, with amino-acid sequence MAVDRVMPKHYEPSDETLLERMRMGEMPAFNTLFERHSRRGVELAATIAADHFTAEEIVSDVFFSFWVRRQELPPISLFQSYFFTAIRYRAKTAAQFRKVGTKIVSLDDYETPPQDSPVDPFQQLHTAELAEALHGLIERLPVQRKLIFKLSRIDGLSYKAIAEVLRISESTVKNQLATAIKTLRNDLSVYPLPFSMLLWLSCSLYRQTIIFPELILW; translated from the coding sequence ATGGCTGTTGACCGTGTCATGCCAAAACATTACGAACCCAGTGATGAAACATTGCTGGAACGGATGCGTATGGGGGAAATGCCCGCATTTAACACTCTTTTTGAACGGCACAGCCGTCGGGGGGTGGAATTGGCTGCAACTATAGCAGCCGATCATTTTACAGCGGAAGAAATTGTATCGGACGTTTTTTTTAGCTTTTGGGTAAGAAGGCAGGAACTTCCGCCCATTTCCCTGTTTCAATCATATTTTTTCACCGCCATTCGCTATCGGGCCAAAACGGCCGCCCAATTCAGGAAAGTGGGGACAAAGATCGTTTCGCTGGATGATTATGAAACCCCGCCTCAGGATTCACCCGTAGATCCCTTCCAGCAGCTACATACCGCAGAACTGGCGGAAGCGTTGCATGGCCTTATTGAAAGGCTCCCTGTACAACGTAAACTTATCTTTAAACTCAGCCGCATTGACGGACTTTCCTACAAAGCTATTGCTGAGGTCTTACGTATATCGGAAAGCACGGTAAAGAACCAATTGGCAACTGCCATTAAAACACTACGAAACGACCTTTCCGTTTACCCCCTTCCCTTTTCAATGCTGCTTTGGTTATCCTGCTCACTTTACCGGCAGACTATTATTTTTCCTGAATTAATATTATGGTAA
- a CDS encoding FecR family protein — translation MVDKNEFWLLTSKYLSGEISEYEKDELFGMLESAPLLKEEFEEAKKMWQQTAGSEPGYNSSLLHRTHQKIRDYEAGKREAPSLPPFEPAINTPVYTLPANRKTGWKKWMAAAAVLAGISLYAYWFSQNNPTSHSPVQWASIDVLPGQQRKIILADSSIVYINAGSHIEYPLSFSDSIREIRLEGEAFFKVTKNASQPFVVHSGALHTRVLGTSFNVRAYKGEEIQSVLVATGKVQVNTNGKGPDTLLPNHLLTYHVQEKTIAVTTQSYEAMDWQQNRMDFNDISFKDLAAELGRRYGKTLVFNNPEMKSCRYRAIFNDLPLEKILQQLSLTNGFSYTTKSDSIYLNGKGCE, via the coding sequence ATGGTTGATAAAAATGAGTTCTGGTTGCTGACCAGTAAATATCTGAGCGGTGAAATAAGCGAATACGAAAAGGACGAACTTTTCGGCATGCTGGAAAGTGCCCCTCTACTGAAGGAGGAATTTGAGGAAGCAAAAAAAATGTGGCAGCAAACGGCGGGCAGTGAGCCGGGATACAACAGTAGCCTTTTACACCGCACCCACCAGAAGATCAGGGATTATGAAGCGGGGAAACGGGAAGCCCCCTCATTGCCTCCTTTTGAACCCGCTATAAACACCCCGGTTTATACCTTGCCAGCCAACCGGAAAACCGGTTGGAAAAAATGGATGGCGGCTGCCGCTGTTCTTGCAGGCATCAGCCTTTATGCTTACTGGTTTTCTCAAAACAATCCAACCAGCCATAGTCCGGTACAATGGGCATCAATAGATGTATTACCTGGTCAGCAGCGAAAAATAATACTGGCAGATAGTTCCATTGTATATATCAATGCAGGTTCTCATATAGAATACCCGCTTTCTTTTTCCGATAGTATCCGGGAAATCCGTTTGGAGGGGGAGGCTTTCTTTAAGGTCACCAAAAATGCCAGTCAACCTTTTGTGGTGCATAGTGGGGCCTTACATACCAGGGTACTGGGAACCTCCTTTAACGTGCGGGCTTATAAAGGCGAAGAAATACAAAGCGTATTGGTAGCAACTGGTAAAGTACAGGTAAATACCAATGGAAAAGGACCGGATACACTGCTCCCCAATCACCTGCTTACCTATCATGTGCAGGAAAAAACAATTGCGGTCACTACTCAATCCTATGAAGCCATGGACTGGCAGCAAAACCGGATGGACTTTAATGATATATCCTTTAAAGACCTGGCGGCCGAGCTGGGCAGGCGTTACGGAAAAACATTGGTGTTTAACAACCCTGAAATGAAAAGTTGCCGCTACAGGGCCATCTTTAATGATCTTCCACTAGAGAAAATATTACAGCAGTTGAGCCTGACCAATGGGTTCAGCTATACCACTAAAAGTGACAGTATTTACCTGAATGGGAAGGGCTGTGAGTAA